TTCATCTGCCACCCGCATCACTCCGATGTTCCGTCAAATTCCTCGAAAATCCGTTCTATCGACCGTGCACGGCCAGTTGAGTGACTGATGTCGACCACTACTGCGCATACCGACACCCTCCCACGTCCCACCTCGAACTTGGAAGGCAGTGCGGAGATGAACCGCGGGATCACCGTGTCCGGGTTCATGCCTATCACCGAGTTGACCGGGC
The Clostridia bacterium genome window above contains:
- a CDS encoding YmdB family metallophosphoesterase, which codes for PVNSVIGMNPDTVIPRFISALPSKFEVGRGRVSVCAVVVDISHSTGRARSIERIFEEFDGTSE